In Candidatus Kaistella beijingensis, a genomic segment contains:
- the rpmI gene encoding 50S ribosomal protein L35: MSKLKTKSGAKKRFKLTGTGKIKRKNAYKSHILTKKETKQKRNLTQTSYVATVDEKSVLRQLAIK, from the coding sequence ATGTCAAAATTAAAAACGAAATCAGGTGCTAAAAAGCGTTTTAAGCTTACCGGAACCGGTAAAATTAAAAGAAAAAATGCTTACAAAAGCCACATCTTGACAAAGAAAGAAACCAAGCAGAAGAGAAATCTTACGCAGACTTCCTACGTTGCAACTGTGGACGAGAAAAGCGTTTTGCGTCAATTAGCAATCAAGTAG
- the rplT gene encoding 50S ribosomal protein L20: protein MPRSVNAVASRARRKKVMKQAKGFFGRRKNVWTVAKNAVEKAMQYAYRGRKEKKRNFRSLWITRINAGTREHGMSYSQFMGALKKNNIELNRKVLADLAMNHPEAFKAVVDQVK, encoded by the coding sequence ATGCCAAGATCAGTAAATGCAGTAGCTTCTAGAGCTCGCAGAAAAAAAGTAATGAAGCAGGCTAAAGGTTTTTTCGGTAGAAGAAAAAATGTTTGGACCGTAGCTAAAAACGCCGTGGAAAAAGCGATGCAATACGCTTACCGCGGAAGAAAAGAGAAGAAAAGAAATTTCAGATCGCTTTGGATCACGCGTATCAACGCAGGAACCAGAGAACACGGAATGTCTTATTCCCAATTTATGGGCGCTCTAAAAAAGAACAACATCGAATTGAACAGAAAAGTTTTAGCAGATTTAGCGATGAATCATCCTGAAGCGTTCAAAGCGGTTGTAGATCAAGTAAAATAA
- a CDS encoding M28 family peptidase yields MKKLLLISSVCWSFGFQAQTFTAAYQNRVNQITQNNINTYLTEFASFGVKSTGSTNNNNAFNWLKNKYLSFGYSAAQISENAFNYGGNSTKNLILTKTGTLYPNTYVIVCGHYDTIAGPGVNDNGSGTSIILEMARILKDVPTDYSIKFINFSGEEQGLLGSQNYVNTVVNSTNPKMNIKLVFNIDEVGGIAGQINNTITCERDTNNSPSTNNAASNQVTQELMNCVTLYSPLQTNLSYAYASDYMPFQANNEIITGFYEYNVSNYPHTANDTYANMDPVYVYNVAKAALGATQHFAVASTQNLALVDCPPEKMFESLKIYPNPTKDFINIEMLNNNLRDYTFSITDMNGKQLLKSENSRKIDVSKLSPGMYFGTLNVEGQTTTRKIIINK; encoded by the coding sequence ATGAAAAAATTACTCCTCATTTCATCAGTTTGTTGGTCATTTGGTTTTCAAGCGCAGACCTTTACTGCAGCATACCAAAACCGCGTAAATCAAATTACACAGAACAACATCAACACCTATCTTACTGAATTTGCAAGTTTCGGAGTGAAAAGTACCGGAAGTACAAACAACAACAATGCTTTCAACTGGCTGAAAAACAAATATCTTTCTTTTGGTTATTCCGCGGCGCAGATTTCTGAAAATGCTTTTAACTACGGTGGAAATTCCACCAAGAATCTAATCCTTACTAAAACCGGCACACTTTATCCAAATACCTATGTAATTGTTTGCGGACATTACGACACCATCGCTGGTCCCGGCGTAAATGATAATGGGAGCGGAACTTCAATAATTCTGGAGATGGCCAGAATTTTGAAAGATGTACCCACGGATTACTCCATCAAGTTCATCAACTTCAGTGGTGAAGAACAGGGACTTTTGGGAAGCCAAAACTACGTAAACACTGTGGTGAATTCTACCAATCCGAAAATGAACATCAAACTGGTCTTTAATATCGATGAAGTAGGAGGAATTGCGGGACAGATAAACAACACCATCACTTGCGAAAGAGATACTAATAATTCCCCTTCTACAAATAATGCAGCATCTAATCAAGTCACACAGGAATTAATGAATTGTGTGACACTTTATTCGCCTCTGCAAACGAATCTTTCCTATGCCTATGCTTCGGATTATATGCCTTTTCAAGCCAACAATGAAATAATTACCGGTTTTTATGAGTACAATGTGAGCAATTATCCACACACCGCAAACGACACTTATGCGAATATGGATCCTGTTTATGTTTATAATGTCGCTAAAGCCGCTTTAGGAGCTACACAGCATTTTGCCGTTGCAAGCACTCAAAATCTTGCACTTGTAGATTGCCCTCCTGAAAAAATGTTTGAATCCCTAAAAATTTATCCAAATCCAACCAAAGATTTTATTAATATCGAAATGTTGAACAACAACTTACGAGATTACACTTTTTCTATTACTGATATGAACGGCAAACAACTATTAAAATCTGAAAATAGCAGGAAGATCGACGTCTCTAAACTATCACCGGGAATGTATTTCGGAACACTTAATGTTGAAGGACAAACCACCACCAGAAAAATCATCATCAATAAATAA
- the hisIE gene encoding bifunctional phosphoribosyl-AMP cyclohydrolase/phosphoribosyl-ATP diphosphatase HisIE, whose product MNIDFEKVSGLVPVIIQDDRTLQVLMLGYMNEEALEKTQKEGKVTFFSRTKKRLWTKGEESGNFLYVKDLKIDCDNDTILIKVVPTNVVCHKETFSCFGEKENKGFLYQLEEKISQRIDESDENSYTNQLYKRGINKVAQKVGEEAVELVLEAKDNNEDLFKNEAADLLYHFLILLKTKNFKLQDIEEVLISRMK is encoded by the coding sequence ATGAATATAGATTTTGAAAAAGTAAGCGGTTTGGTTCCTGTTATCATTCAGGATGACAGGACTTTGCAGGTTTTAATGTTGGGCTATATGAATGAAGAAGCCCTTGAAAAAACCCAAAAAGAAGGAAAAGTCACATTTTTCAGCCGAACCAAAAAGCGACTTTGGACAAAAGGTGAGGAAAGCGGAAATTTTCTATATGTTAAAGATTTAAAAATCGATTGTGATAATGATACGATTTTGATTAAAGTTGTTCCAACCAATGTCGTTTGTCACAAAGAAACTTTTAGTTGTTTTGGCGAAAAAGAAAATAAAGGATTTCTGTATCAATTAGAAGAAAAAATTTCACAGAGAATTGATGAGAGTGATGAAAATTCTTACACCAATCAACTCTACAAACGCGGCATCAACAAAGTAGCACAAAAAGTAGGAGAGGAAGCCGTAGAATTGGTGTTAGAAGCTAAAGACAACAATGAAGATTTATTTAAAAATGAAGCGGCGGATTTGCTTTACCATTTTTTAATTTTATTGAAAACCAAAAATTTCAAACTTCAGGATATTGAAGAAGTTTTGATTTCGAGAATGAAATAG
- the hisF gene encoding imidazole glycerol phosphate synthase subunit HisF, whose translation MLKNRIIPCLDIKDGTTVKGVNFVDLKDAGNPIELAKRYEDEGADELVFLDITATVEERKTFAELVKKISEVLSIPFTVGGGISTVEDVRILLNAGADKISVNSSAVKNPNLIKELTEEFGSQCVVVAVDTRFVDGKDIVHVKGGREATEIETLDWVKRIVELGAGEILLTSMDGDGTKNGFDIRITKMVSDTVNIPVIASGGAGKEEDFVEVFNETKVTAALAASIFHFGEIPIPQLKSYLKQKNINIR comes from the coding sequence ATGTTGAAGAATAGAATCATTCCGTGTCTCGATATCAAAGATGGAACAACTGTAAAAGGCGTCAACTTTGTAGATTTAAAAGACGCCGGAAATCCAATAGAATTGGCGAAAAGATATGAAGATGAAGGTGCTGATGAACTGGTTTTTCTGGACATTACAGCAACAGTTGAAGAACGTAAAACTTTTGCAGAATTAGTAAAGAAAATTTCAGAAGTTTTGAGTATTCCTTTCACAGTTGGCGGTGGAATTTCAACGGTTGAAGACGTTCGAATTTTGTTGAATGCAGGAGCAGATAAAATAAGTGTGAATTCTTCGGCTGTTAAAAATCCAAATTTAATTAAAGAATTGACGGAAGAGTTTGGAAGTCAGTGTGTTGTGGTTGCGGTAGATACAAGATTTGTAGATGGAAAAGACATTGTTCACGTTAAAGGCGGAAGAGAAGCAACGGAAATCGAAACTTTGGATTGGGTAAAAAGAATAGTAGAATTGGGAGCCGGAGAAATTCTTTTAACTTCGATGGATGGTGACGGAACGAAAAACGGTTTCGATATTAGAATTACAAAAATGGTTTCTGATACCGTAAATATCCCCGTAATTGCTTCTGGAGGTGCCGGAAAAGAGGAAGATTTTGTAGAAGTTTTCAATGAAACAAAAGTAACTGCTGCTTTGGCTGCGAGTATATTTCACTTTGGGGAAATTCCGATTCCGCAATTGAAAAGTTATTTGAAGCAGAAAAATATTAATATTAGATAA
- the hisA gene encoding 1-(5-phosphoribosyl)-5-[(5-phosphoribosylamino)methylideneamino]imidazole-4-carboxamide isomerase: protein MRIIPAIDIIDGKCVRLSKGDYATKKIYNENPLEVAKEFEDFGIKYLHLVDLDGAKAKNIVNQKVLESIAKNTNIQIDFGGGIKSENDVALAFNSGAKQITVGSIAVQNPEFCYGLIEKFGSEKIILGADCLDRKIKTSGWLKDSDLDVLDFIKKYQEKGIKNVVCTDISKDGMLQGPSNELYKEILEKTDIQLIASGGISNIEDLKKMKEIGCFGTILGKAIYEGKISLVELRNFIENVEE from the coding sequence ATGCGAATTATTCCAGCAATAGATATTATAGACGGAAAATGTGTCCGTCTTTCCAAAGGTGATTATGCCACCAAGAAAATCTACAACGAAAATCCTTTAGAAGTAGCCAAAGAATTTGAAGATTTTGGCATAAAATATCTGCATTTGGTGGATTTGGATGGTGCAAAAGCCAAGAATATTGTCAATCAAAAAGTTTTAGAAAGTATTGCTAAAAATACCAATATACAAATCGATTTTGGAGGTGGTATAAAATCTGAAAACGATGTAGCATTAGCCTTTAATTCTGGTGCAAAACAGATTACAGTAGGAAGCATTGCGGTTCAAAACCCTGAATTTTGTTATGGATTGATTGAAAAATTTGGTTCAGAAAAAATTATTTTGGGTGCTGATTGTCTGGATAGGAAAATTAAAACTTCGGGTTGGTTAAAAGACAGTGATTTGGATGTTCTGGATTTCATCAAAAAATATCAGGAAAAAGGAATCAAAAATGTGGTTTGCACCGATATTTCAAAAGATGGAATGTTGCAAGGACCATCAAATGAACTCTACAAAGAAATTTTAGAAAAAACTGATATTCAATTAATTGCAAGTGGCGGAATTTCAAATATAGAAGATTTAAAAAAAATGAAAGAAATCGGCTGTTTCGGAACCATTCTCGGAAAAGCGATTTATGAAGGCAAAATTAGTTTGGTTGAATTAAGAAATTTTATTGAAAATGTTGAAGAATAG
- the hisH gene encoding imidazole glycerol phosphate synthase subunit HisH, with translation MIAIIKYNAGNVQSVQTALKRLGVESIVTDNFDEIRNAEKVIFPGVGEASSAMKFLQEKGLDKLIPTLTRPVLGICLGQQLMCNNIEEGDTVGMKIFDVDVKLFPPKDLVPHMGWNSLKNLKNSLFEGISEEDDVYFVHSYYCEISEFTSAVCDYILLFSAGLQRDNFYSTQFHPEKSGSVGAKILQNFLNL, from the coding sequence ATGATTGCAATTATAAAATACAACGCCGGTAATGTTCAATCCGTTCAAACTGCTTTGAAAAGATTGGGTGTGGAAAGCATTGTAACAGATAATTTTGATGAAATTCGAAATGCTGAAAAAGTAATTTTTCCAGGAGTTGGTGAAGCATCGTCAGCAATGAAATTTTTGCAGGAAAAGGGTTTGGATAAACTGATTCCGACTTTGACGCGACCTGTTTTGGGAATTTGTCTCGGCCAACAATTGATGTGCAATAACATTGAAGAAGGCGACACTGTTGGAATGAAAATTTTCGATGTGGATGTGAAACTTTTTCCGCCAAAAGATTTAGTTCCACATATGGGATGGAATTCTTTGAAAAATTTGAAAAATTCTTTATTTGAAGGAATTTCGGAAGAAGATGATGTGTATTTTGTCCATAGTTATTATTGTGAAATTTCAGAATTTACATCCGCAGTTTGTGATTATATTTTGCTTTTCAGTGCTGGTTTACAAAGAGATAATTTTTATTCGACACAATTTCATCCTGAAAAATCTGGAAGTGTGGGAGCAAAAATTTTACAGAATTTTTTAAATCTTTAA
- the hisB gene encoding bifunctional histidinol-phosphatase/imidazoleglycerol-phosphate dehydratase HisB, whose amino-acid sequence MKKVLFIDRDGTLILEPPTDFQVDSLEKLEFYPGVFQNLSKIVKELDYELVMVTNQDGLGTESFPEETFWPAQNKMLKAFENEGIVFSDILIDRSFEHENLPTRKPGTGMMGKYIHGKYDLGNSFVIGDRKTDVQLAENLGTKSIFISGENFEKATLTTKYWLEIYQFLKQIPRKAIVKRTTKETEIEIEVNLNGSGLSEISTGLHFFDHMLEQISKHGNLDLKIKVNGDLHVDEHHTVEDTAITLGEAILKALGSKKGIERYGFLLPMDECLAQVAIDFGGRPWLVWDADFKREKIGDVPTEMFYHFFKSFTDSAKCNLNIKVVGNNEHHKIESIFKAFAKAIKMAVNQTDINFNLPSTKGTL is encoded by the coding sequence ATGAAAAAAGTATTATTTATAGACCGCGACGGAACTTTAATTCTGGAACCACCAACAGATTTTCAGGTGGATTCTTTAGAAAAACTGGAGTTTTATCCTGGAGTTTTTCAAAACCTTTCTAAAATCGTGAAAGAATTGGATTATGAATTGGTTATGGTTACCAATCAAGATGGTTTGGGAACGGAAAGTTTTCCTGAAGAAACTTTTTGGCCGGCACAAAATAAAATGCTGAAAGCCTTTGAAAATGAAGGAATTGTGTTCAGTGATATTTTAATTGACAGAAGTTTTGAACACGAAAATCTCCCAACAAGAAAACCCGGAACTGGAATGATGGGAAAATATATCCATGGAAAATATGATTTGGGAAATTCTTTCGTCATTGGAGACCGAAAAACAGACGTGCAACTTGCAGAAAATCTGGGAACAAAGTCAATTTTTATTTCAGGTGAAAATTTCGAAAAAGCGACTTTAACAACGAAATATTGGTTAGAAATTTATCAGTTTTTAAAACAGATTCCGCGAAAAGCAATAGTAAAAAGAACTACAAAGGAAACCGAAATCGAAATCGAAGTAAATCTTAATGGAAGCGGATTATCTGAAATTTCAACCGGACTTCATTTCTTTGACCATATGCTGGAACAGATTTCAAAACACGGAAATTTAGATTTAAAAATCAAAGTCAATGGCGATTTACATGTTGATGAACATCACACGGTTGAAGACACCGCAATCACTCTTGGAGAAGCCATTTTAAAAGCTTTGGGAAGCAAAAAAGGAATTGAAAGATATGGATTTTTGCTTCCCATGGATGAATGTTTGGCGCAGGTTGCGATTGATTTTGGCGGAAGACCTTGGTTGGTTTGGGATGCCGATTTCAAGCGTGAGAAAATTGGCGACGTTCCTACGGAAATGTTTTACCATTTTTTCAAGTCTTTCACGGATTCTGCAAAATGTAATTTGAATATCAAAGTGGTAGGCAATAATGAACATCACAAAATTGAATCCATTTTCAAAGCATTTGCAAAAGCAATTAAAATGGCTGTAAATCAGACTGATATCAACTTTAATCTTCCATCAACAAAAGGGACTTTATGA
- the hisC gene encoding histidinol-phosphate transaminase, producing the protein MKNFNLTSKIRKNIQELVPYESFRDHNSFENAVLLDANENPFGENNRYPDSTHKLLRNKLSEFKNVSAEQIFIGNGSDELLEIIIKIFCEPNKDSILMMKPSFSMYEVYAKTNAVNVNYLFLNEDFEINQEDFLKQTQNPSNKILFLCSPNNPTGNSIKDIDFYIENFNGIVVVDEAYIDFSSQNSTINLLGKYQNLIVLQTLSKAWGLAGARVGFGISSGDIAKWIYTVKSPYNVSALNQNAALKCLNDTEIYRKNLAEIIDQREILKEKFKGISIIKKVFQTDANFFLIEFEDVEKVYQKLLNNNILTSFRHPSIPNCIRINIGTSAENLKLVEILNQM; encoded by the coding sequence ATGAAAAACTTTAATCTCACATCCAAAATTAGAAAAAACATACAGGAGCTGGTTCCTTACGAAAGTTTTAGGGACCATAATAGTTTTGAAAATGCTGTTTTATTGGATGCTAACGAAAATCCTTTTGGTGAAAATAACCGCTATCCCGATTCCACTCACAAACTGTTGAGAAACAAACTTTCTGAATTTAAAAATGTTTCAGCGGAACAGATTTTTATTGGAAACGGTAGCGATGAACTTTTAGAAATCATCATCAAGATTTTTTGTGAACCGAACAAAGACTCAATTTTGATGATGAAGCCTTCTTTTTCGATGTATGAAGTTTACGCCAAAACCAATGCTGTAAATGTAAATTATCTTTTTTTGAATGAAGATTTTGAAATCAATCAGGAAGACTTTTTGAAACAAACTCAAAATCCATCTAACAAAATTTTGTTTTTATGTTCACCCAATAATCCAACAGGAAATTCAATAAAAGATATTGATTTTTATATTGAAAATTTTAACGGAATTGTGGTTGTAGATGAGGCTTATATTGATTTTTCAAGTCAAAATTCTACAATAAATCTGTTGGGAAAGTATCAGAATTTAATTGTGCTTCAAACGCTTTCAAAAGCTTGGGGTTTAGCTGGAGCAAGAGTGGGTTTTGGGATTTCTTCGGGTGACATTGCAAAATGGATTTATACGGTGAAGTCTCCTTATAACGTAAGTGCACTCAATCAAAATGCAGCCTTAAAGTGTTTAAACGATACTGAAATTTATCGCAAAAATTTAGCTGAAATTATTGACCAAAGAGAAATTCTAAAAGAAAAATTTAAAGGAATTTCCATCATCAAAAAAGTTTTTCAAACAGACGCCAATTTTTTCTTAATTGAATTTGAAGATGTAGAAAAAGTTTATCAAAAGCTGTTGAACAACAATATTTTAACAAGTTTCAGGCATCCTTCCATTCCGAATTGCATTCGAATCAATATTGGAACTTCCGCTGAAAATCTAAAACTTGTAGAGATTTTAAACCAAATGTAG
- the hisD gene encoding histidinol dehydrogenase, whose protein sequence is MNIYKYPNKESWESLAKRPVLEKSDLRNVISEVFQNVKENGDEALKFYTKKFDDTHLETFLVSENEVIEALNSLDDELKKAIQVAKQNIEKFHQSQAEKSEKIETVEGVICWRESRPIEKVGIYIPGGTAPLFSTVLMLAIPAHIAGCKEIILCSPPNKNGQLNSAILYAAKLCGVTKIFKVGGSQAIAAMTFGTESIPKAYKIFGPGNQFVTAAKEFSTEFGVAIDMPAGPSEVLVMADERAIPEFCAADLLSQAEHGSDSQVIFLATAENVFNETIYELEKQIKLLPRNEFTEKSISNSRFILLNSIEECLEFSNLYAPEHLILAIENPENQISKIINAGSVFLGNYSCESAGDYASGTNHTLPTNSFARNYSGVSLDSFVKKVTFQNLSEKGIQNLGKTIELMAEAEGLFAHKNAVTLRLNKLKNEKL, encoded by the coding sequence ATGAACATTTACAAATACCCAAATAAAGAATCTTGGGAAAGCCTTGCAAAACGTCCCGTTCTTGAAAAGTCAGATTTGCGAAACGTCATTTCTGAAGTTTTTCAAAACGTCAAAGAAAACGGTGATGAAGCTTTAAAATTTTACACCAAAAAGTTCGACGACACACATTTGGAAACATTTTTAGTTTCTGAAAATGAGGTAATTGAAGCATTGAATTCTTTGGATGATGAATTGAAAAAAGCCATTCAGGTTGCTAAACAAAATATTGAAAAATTCCACCAGTCTCAAGCCGAAAAATCTGAAAAAATTGAAACGGTTGAAGGTGTAATTTGTTGGCGAGAATCCCGACCAATTGAAAAAGTAGGAATCTACATTCCTGGAGGAACTGCGCCGCTTTTTTCTACGGTTTTAATGCTCGCAATTCCTGCACATATTGCGGGTTGCAAAGAAATTATTTTGTGTTCACCTCCTAATAAAAACGGGCAGTTAAATTCTGCAATTCTTTATGCTGCAAAACTTTGTGGAGTTACAAAAATCTTTAAAGTGGGCGGTTCTCAAGCCATTGCAGCCATGACTTTTGGTACAGAAAGTATTCCGAAAGCTTATAAAATTTTTGGTCCTGGAAATCAGTTTGTAACGGCTGCTAAAGAATTTTCTACGGAGTTTGGTGTTGCAATCGATATGCCTGCAGGTCCAAGTGAAGTTTTAGTTATGGCTGATGAACGGGCTATTCCGGAGTTTTGTGCGGCAGATTTGCTTTCTCAGGCAGAACATGGAAGTGACAGTCAGGTGATTTTTTTAGCAACTGCTGAAAATGTTTTTAATGAAACCATTTACGAGCTGGAAAAACAAATTAAGTTGCTACCAAGAAATGAATTTACCGAAAAATCAATTTCCAATTCAAGATTTATTCTTTTAAATTCTATTGAAGAATGTCTTGAATTCAGCAACTTATACGCTCCGGAACATTTGATTTTAGCAATAGAAAATCCTGAAAATCAGATTTCTAAAATTATAAATGCAGGTTCTGTTTTCCTCGGAAATTATTCCTGCGAAAGTGCCGGAGATTATGCTAGCGGAACCAATCACACACTTCCAACCAATTCATTTGCAAGGAATTACAGTGGAGTTTCTTTGGACAGTTTTGTAAAAAAAGTGACTTTTCAAAATCTTTCTGAAAAAGGAATTCAAAATTTGGGAAAAACGATAGAGTTGATGGCAGAGGCAGAAGGTCTTTTTGCACACAAAAATGCTGTGACTTTAAGATTAAATAAATTGAAAAATGAAAAACTTTAA
- the hisG gene encoding ATP phosphoribosyltransferase translates to MSNLKIAVQKSGRLFEDSVKLLKDCGISYNDGRDQLKVEADNFPMEIFLLRNSDIPQYLEDGVVDVAIIGENLLLEKQKKIDVVEKLGFSKCRVSLAVPKDVESDDIEWFQNKKIATSYPITVQKFLDKNNIKADIHVISGSVEIAPNIGLADGICDIVSSGSTLFKNGLKETVTILKSEAVLAKNQNLSEEKQQILDKFLFRIRSVSTAKKSKYILMNVPNEKISEVAEILPVLKSPTVIPLAEDGWSSIHSVIEEKRFWEVIDELKQAGAQDILIIPIDKMVI, encoded by the coding sequence ATGAGTAACTTAAAAATTGCAGTACAGAAAAGCGGCCGGCTTTTCGAAGATTCAGTGAAACTTTTGAAAGACTGTGGTATCTCCTACAACGATGGACGCGACCAACTTAAAGTAGAAGCTGACAACTTTCCTATGGAAATTTTCTTGCTCCGAAACTCCGATATTCCCCAGTATTTGGAAGATGGTGTGGTTGATGTTGCGATTATTGGCGAAAATCTCTTACTTGAAAAACAGAAAAAAATCGATGTAGTTGAGAAACTTGGATTTTCAAAATGTCGTGTTTCTTTAGCCGTTCCCAAAGATGTTGAAAGTGATGATATTGAATGGTTTCAAAACAAAAAGATTGCAACTTCTTACCCGATAACGGTACAGAAATTTTTGGACAAAAATAACATCAAAGCAGATATTCACGTTATTTCCGGTTCGGTAGAAATCGCTCCAAATATTGGATTGGCAGACGGAATTTGTGATATCGTAAGTTCAGGAAGTACACTATTTAAAAATGGTTTAAAAGAGACCGTTACAATTTTAAAATCCGAAGCTGTTTTGGCAAAAAATCAAAATCTTTCTGAAGAAAAACAGCAAATTTTAGATAAATTTTTGTTTAGAATTCGTTCTGTTTCAACTGCAAAAAAATCGAAATATATTTTGATGAATGTTCCCAATGAAAAAATTTCTGAAGTAGCGGAAATACTGCCTGTTTTAAAAAGTCCCACAGTAATTCCTTTGGCAGAAGATGGTTGGAGCAGCATTCATTCTGTGATTGAAGAAAAACGGTTTTGGGAAGTCATCGATGAACTGAAACAAGCCGGAGCACAGGATATTTTGATTATTCCAATTGATAAAATGGTGATTTAA
- a CDS encoding glycosyltransferase family 4 protein — translation MKIAFDGKRFFSNSSGLGNYSRDLVRVLANYFPENDYILLNKSQSERGREILDLPNVSFKQIAKGNFSRQLKMGKDAQKIDADIFHGLSGELPLKWDKKPMKKIVTIHDLIFERFPQYYSFFDRKMHLWKFRKAVEKADVIIAISEQTKRDVIHYLKVPESKVKVVYQGCHQAFKEFIFPEFLNQTKEKYNLPERFILNVGTIEERKNLLNVIKALKATKIPLVVVGKKQKKYFQKIEKEIRKNGVEVQFLENVNMNELAAIYRLADIFIYPSLFEGFGIPVIEALFSGTPVITSNVSCLPEAGGKNSTYVNPLSVEDIRSKVLHLWENQSERKRRREKSFEYVQQFKDEVIAQELMKIYKEIL, via the coding sequence ATGAAGATTGCTTTTGACGGGAAACGTTTTTTCAGCAACAGTTCAGGATTGGGCAATTACTCCCGCGACTTAGTGAGGGTTTTGGCAAATTATTTTCCTGAAAATGATTATATTCTCTTGAACAAAAGCCAAAGTGAAAGAGGCAGGGAGATTCTTGATTTGCCGAATGTTTCTTTTAAACAAATTGCCAAAGGTAATTTTTCGCGACAATTAAAAATGGGAAAAGATGCCCAAAAAATCGATGCCGATATTTTCCACGGACTTTCAGGCGAGCTTCCTTTAAAATGGGACAAAAAACCGATGAAGAAAATAGTCACCATTCACGATTTAATTTTCGAAAGATTTCCGCAATACTACAGTTTTTTTGACCGAAAAATGCACCTGTGGAAATTTAGAAAAGCAGTTGAAAAAGCTGATGTCATAATTGCCATTTCCGAACAAACAAAACGCGACGTGATTCATTATTTAAAAGTTCCTGAAAGCAAAGTAAAAGTCGTTTATCAAGGTTGTCATCAGGCTTTTAAAGAATTTATTTTCCCTGAATTTTTAAATCAAACCAAAGAAAAATATAATCTTCCGGAAAGATTTATTTTAAATGTCGGAACCATCGAAGAAAGAAAAAATCTTCTGAATGTGATAAAAGCACTGAAAGCCACGAAGATTCCGTTGGTTGTTGTTGGGAAAAAGCAGAAGAAATATTTTCAAAAGATTGAAAAAGAAATCCGAAAAAACGGAGTAGAAGTTCAGTTTCTCGAAAATGTCAATATGAATGAACTGGCTGCGATTTACAGACTGGCAGATATTTTTATTTATCCAAGTTTATTTGAAGGTTTTGGAATCCCAGTGATTGAAGCTTTATTTTCGGGAACTCCCGTTATTACAAGTAATGTCAGCTGTCTTCCTGAAGCCGGCGGAAAAAATTCTACCTACGTTAATCCTTTATCGGTAGAAGATATCCGTTCAAAAGTTCTTCACCTTTGGGAAAACCAATCAGAACGAAAAAGACGCCGCGAAAAAAGTTTTGAGTATGTGCAACAGTTTAAGGATGAGGTAATTGCACAAGAGTTGATGAAAATTTATAAAGAAATTTTATAA